The proteins below are encoded in one region of Amycolatopsis acidiphila:
- a CDS encoding MaoC family dehydratase, giving the protein MTVKPGWQGRFFEDFEIDDVYRHPLGRTVTETDNTWFTLLTMNTNEAHFNAEVGAASEFGKPLVVSTLTIAIAIGQSVIDTTQNAFANLGLDKLTLTHPVYAGNTLWSESIVLGKRESGSRPHAGIVTVKTRTLNQHGDEVLSFVRTFYVHRRGHGTSTFPEAKKPFTVLDSERS; this is encoded by the coding sequence ACCCGGTTGGCAGGGTCGATTCTTCGAGGACTTCGAGATCGACGACGTCTATCGCCATCCGCTGGGGCGCACCGTGACCGAAACCGACAACACGTGGTTCACGCTGCTCACGATGAACACCAATGAGGCACACTTCAACGCCGAGGTCGGCGCGGCGTCGGAGTTCGGCAAGCCGCTCGTGGTCTCGACGCTGACGATCGCCATCGCGATCGGGCAGAGCGTCATCGATACCACGCAGAACGCGTTCGCGAATCTGGGCCTGGACAAGCTCACGCTGACTCATCCTGTGTACGCGGGTAACACGCTGTGGTCGGAGTCCATCGTGCTCGGCAAACGCGAGTCCGGCAGCCGGCCGCACGCGGGCATCGTCACGGTCAAGACTCGTACGCTCAACCAGCACGGAGACGAGGTCCTCTCGTTCGTCCGGACCTTCTATGTGCATCGCCGTGGGCACGGCACCTCGACCTTTCCCGAGGCCAAGAAGCCCTTCACGGTCCTCGATTCGGAGCGGTCGTGA
- a CDS encoding replication initiator has translation MTAPSQKAGGTRAERMRLPLSTEVMKATAEKYGVCVRPFTMEVGDPDTGELRYVAVPCGSTVESVCAPCAKKAKALRMAQCREGWHLTEEPDFTPAAPTDDQKELMAFRADLVARYREAVEIGEEGQADELRDEIRGVDEELRQLGMRGRLPSPDLPEKGPKKRSTKRRQDAPNLPRRKVAKTTVGREYAGKFRPSMFVTLTCDTYGRVRDDGTPVDMATYDYRRAARDAVHFSSLVDRWWQNLRRVVGWDVQYFATVEPQKRAAPHLHTALRGSIPHEVVRQVTEATYHQVWWPNHDQPVYGGDYLPVWDMRTKSFVDPETREPLRQWEDAIEDAEEPAHVVTFGRQVHSKGILGGTEEAGRHIGYLTKYLTKSTGEVVEATSARQRDHHDRLHAELSITPCSPRCAVWLLYGIQPLGATSRTTPGHCKGRTHRRTTLGLPGRRVLVSRKWSGKTLVDHKADRKAFVRDMLAGVGIEKPEVDTSRLIWRKVDPGDRDAPPRAHLLMRAIAERITWKAEYDRALLAASPPGEPETSAIRQAA, from the coding sequence ATGACGGCCCCTTCTCAGAAGGCCGGCGGGACTCGCGCGGAGCGGATGCGGTTGCCGCTGTCGACGGAGGTCATGAAGGCGACCGCCGAGAAATACGGCGTGTGTGTCCGGCCGTTCACGATGGAGGTCGGCGACCCCGACACCGGCGAACTGCGCTACGTCGCCGTGCCTTGCGGGTCGACGGTCGAGAGCGTGTGTGCACCGTGTGCGAAGAAGGCCAAGGCCTTGCGGATGGCGCAATGCCGGGAAGGCTGGCACCTGACCGAGGAACCCGACTTCACCCCGGCAGCACCCACCGACGATCAGAAGGAGTTGATGGCCTTCCGCGCTGACCTGGTGGCGCGGTATCGGGAGGCGGTGGAGATCGGGGAGGAGGGCCAGGCCGATGAGCTGCGCGACGAGATCCGGGGAGTGGACGAGGAACTTCGACAACTCGGGATGCGCGGTCGTCTGCCCTCACCGGACCTGCCGGAGAAGGGACCGAAGAAGCGATCGACCAAGCGGCGACAGGACGCACCCAACCTGCCCCGGCGGAAGGTCGCCAAGACCACCGTGGGGCGGGAGTACGCGGGCAAGTTCCGGCCGTCCATGTTCGTCACGCTCACCTGCGACACCTATGGGCGGGTCCGCGACGACGGCACCCCGGTCGATATGGCGACCTATGACTACCGCCGTGCGGCTCGCGACGCGGTGCATTTCTCGTCGCTGGTGGATCGGTGGTGGCAGAACCTGCGCCGGGTCGTCGGGTGGGATGTGCAGTACTTCGCCACCGTGGAACCGCAGAAACGGGCCGCACCGCACCTGCACACCGCGCTGCGGGGCTCCATCCCGCACGAGGTCGTCCGGCAGGTCACCGAAGCCACCTACCACCAGGTGTGGTGGCCCAACCATGACCAGCCCGTCTACGGCGGGGACTACCTGCCGGTGTGGGACATGCGAACGAAGTCCTTTGTCGACCCCGAGACACGGGAACCGTTGCGGCAGTGGGAGGACGCGATAGAAGACGCGGAGGAACCCGCGCACGTGGTCACCTTCGGGCGGCAGGTGCACTCCAAGGGCATCCTCGGCGGCACCGAAGAAGCGGGGCGGCACATCGGGTACCTGACCAAGTACCTCACCAAGTCCACCGGTGAGGTGGTCGAGGCAACCTCGGCCAGGCAGCGGGACCACCACGACCGGCTGCATGCCGAGCTGTCGATCACCCCGTGTTCGCCTCGGTGTGCGGTGTGGCTGCTGTACGGGATCCAGCCCCTCGGCGCGACCAGCCGCACGACTCCAGGGCACTGCAAGGGGCGGACGCACCGCCGGACCACGCTGGGCTTGCCTGGTCGCCGGGTGCTGGTGTCGCGCAAGTGGTCCGGCAAGACCCTGGTCGACCACAAGGCCGACCGCAAGGCCTTCGTCCGGGACATGCTCGCGGGCGTCGGGATCGAGAAGCCGGAGGTTGACACCTCGCGGCTGATCTGGCGCAAGGTCGACCCCGGCGATCGGGACGCACCCCCACGTGCGCACCTGCTCATGCGGGCCATCGCCGAGCGGATCACGTGGAAGGCCGAGTACGACCGGGCGCTACTGGCCGCGAGTCCACCAGGGGAGCCAGAAACTTCGGCAATCCGGCAGGCGGCTTGA
- a CDS encoding CaiB/BaiF CoA transferase family protein, with the protein MKPLEDVRILALEQYGAGPFGSLHLAHLGADVIKIEDPGAGGDVGRYVPPFAEGEDSLFFESFNRDKRSISLDVRHPEGRAVLEDLVRHSDAVYSNLRGDVPAKLGIRYDDLKDVNPKIVCCSLSGFGMTGPRAAEPGYDYVLQGLAGWMTLTGDPDGPPEKTGLSLVDYSGGFVAAISLLAGVHAARRDGVGMDCDVSLYDTAISLLTYPATWHLTAAYQPARTRRSAHPSLVPFQAFSAKDGWLVIGCAKEKFWQRLAAVIERPELATDRRFATFADRNENRQELQDILDEELSTRTVAEWLEALRAAAVPCAPVNDVGQALRDEHTLARDLIVSTEHPRFGSVWQVNSPVRAGNVPQQHRRAPFRGEHTATVLRDLLGYDDETVRRLSTAGVFGPEN; encoded by the coding sequence ATGAAGCCTCTGGAGGATGTCCGCATCCTGGCGCTGGAGCAGTACGGTGCCGGCCCGTTCGGTTCGCTGCATCTCGCGCACCTCGGCGCGGACGTGATCAAGATCGAGGATCCCGGTGCCGGTGGCGACGTCGGCCGTTACGTGCCACCGTTCGCCGAGGGCGAGGACTCGCTGTTCTTCGAATCCTTCAACCGCGACAAGCGCAGCATCAGCCTCGATGTTCGTCATCCAGAGGGGCGCGCCGTGCTGGAGGACCTCGTGCGTCACTCCGACGCGGTGTACTCGAACCTGCGCGGTGACGTACCTGCGAAGCTCGGCATCCGGTACGACGACCTCAAGGACGTCAACCCCAAGATCGTGTGCTGCTCGCTGTCCGGGTTCGGCATGACGGGACCCCGCGCGGCCGAACCCGGCTACGACTACGTGTTGCAGGGGCTGGCGGGGTGGATGACGCTCACCGGTGACCCGGACGGTCCGCCGGAGAAGACCGGACTGTCGCTCGTGGACTACTCCGGCGGCTTCGTGGCGGCCATCTCGCTGCTCGCCGGCGTGCACGCGGCCCGACGGGACGGCGTCGGCATGGACTGCGACGTGAGCCTTTACGACACCGCGATCAGTCTGTTGACCTATCCCGCCACGTGGCACCTGACCGCCGCGTACCAGCCCGCCCGTACCCGCCGTTCGGCTCATCCATCGCTGGTGCCGTTCCAGGCGTTCTCCGCGAAGGACGGCTGGCTGGTGATCGGCTGCGCAAAGGAGAAGTTCTGGCAGCGGCTGGCCGCCGTCATCGAGCGGCCCGAGCTCGCCACTGATCGCCGGTTCGCCACCTTCGCCGACCGCAACGAGAACCGCCAGGAGTTGCAGGACATCCTCGACGAAGAACTCTCCACGCGAACCGTGGCGGAATGGCTCGAGGCGCTCCGGGCAGCCGCTGTGCCGTGTGCGCCGGTCAACGATGTCGGACAGGCCTTGCGTGACGAGCACACGCTGGCGCGCGATCTCATCGTTTCGACCGAGCATCCGCGGTTCGGATCGGTGTGGCAGGTCAACTCGCCCGTTCGAGCCGGCAACGTCCCGCAGCAGCACAGGCGTGCGCCCTTCCGTGGTGAGCACACCGCCACCGTCCTGCGTGACCTCCTGGGCTACGACGACGAGACTGTCCGCCGGTTGAGCACGGCCGGCGTATTCGGACCGGAGAATTAG
- a CDS encoding winged helix-turn-helix domain-containing protein, protein MMYSDVSVSAVPRIEKPDDGPGYLYDWMAEHLATRIEMGELRPHTRLPSESRLASEYGVSLGTARHATRILQSRGLLVTVKSKGTYVATQLDRGRP, encoded by the coding sequence ATGATGTACAGCGACGTTTCGGTGTCGGCGGTTCCGCGCATCGAGAAGCCGGACGATGGCCCGGGGTATCTGTACGACTGGATGGCTGAGCATCTCGCCACCCGGATCGAAATGGGCGAACTCCGACCCCACACCCGGCTTCCCAGCGAATCGCGGTTGGCCTCCGAGTACGGCGTCTCGCTGGGAACCGCGCGGCACGCGACCCGAATCCTGCAGTCTCGCGGACTGCTGGTGACGGTCAAGTCCAAGGGCACCTACGTAGCCACCCAGTTGGATCGGGGAAGGCCTTAG
- a CDS encoding HAD family hydrolase produces MNEGRSKPRARLLITDLDNTLWDWFQAWYRSFSAMLNKLSELSGVSVQQLEREIQVVHRARGTTEYSYLLNELPSLLRQGLDSDPLTYYDQAIHTLNRERRTFTNLYPGVKDTLIKLRQRGIPVVGYSESIAYWTEWRIRKTRLDGLLSVLYTSPDHDLPSGVTFEKLRWHPNHEYGLVQTEHRHVPEGTLKPAPSILKKIMCDFDVEPSQAVYVGDSLMKDVAMAQMVGALDVHASYGIAQHAEGYDLLRRVSHWSQGEIEREKQLASQPDVTPTYSLRSGFNELLETFDLGGNC; encoded by the coding sequence ATGAACGAGGGACGCTCCAAACCCCGGGCACGGCTGCTAATCACCGACTTGGACAACACGCTGTGGGACTGGTTCCAAGCGTGGTACCGATCCTTTTCAGCCATGCTGAACAAGCTATCCGAGCTGAGCGGCGTCTCCGTACAACAGCTAGAGCGTGAAATTCAGGTTGTCCACCGCGCGAGGGGGACGACGGAATACTCGTATCTATTGAATGAGCTGCCGTCATTGTTAAGGCAAGGCCTTGACTCCGACCCCTTGACCTACTACGACCAAGCTATTCATACTCTCAACCGCGAACGGCGTACATTTACAAACCTCTACCCAGGAGTCAAAGATACACTCATTAAGCTCCGCCAACGCGGAATCCCAGTAGTTGGCTACTCTGAATCGATCGCATATTGGACCGAATGGCGCATCCGAAAAACCCGCTTAGATGGCCTTCTCTCCGTGCTATACACATCGCCCGATCACGACCTTCCATCTGGCGTGACCTTCGAAAAACTTCGATGGCACCCTAACCATGAATACGGGTTAGTTCAAACGGAACATCGTCACGTTCCCGAGGGGACTTTGAAGCCCGCCCCCTCGATCCTAAAGAAGATAATGTGCGACTTTGATGTTGAGCCTTCTCAGGCGGTGTATGTAGGCGATAGTCTAATGAAAGATGTCGCAATGGCGCAGATGGTGGGAGCACTAGATGTACATGCGTCGTATGGGATAGCCCAGCACGCCGAGGGCTACGATCTCCTCCGCCGAGTGTCGCACTGGAGTCAGGGCGAAATTGAGCGGGAAAAGCAGCTAGCATCACAGCCCGACGTTACCCCTACTTACTCCCTTCGTAGCGGCTTCAACGAACTACTTGAAACTTTCGACCTTGGCGGAAATTGCTAA
- a CDS encoding N-6 DNA methylase, giving the protein MTSFEPLVDSPELRKARGAFFTPAALCSYVVNWAVRDAADRVLEPACGEAAFLTAAGERLMELAAQSRRPAAALHGVELHEHSARHAAAVVRAQGNDVQVDVGDFFTFSPEPVYDVVIGNPPYVRYQDFAGEARMRSREAALRAGVPLTGLASSWAAFTVHAALFLKPGGRLGLVLPAELLSVNYAAPIRRFLMERFQSLRLVMFTERVFPGVMEEVVLILADGFGRGSAKHCDIYQAKNTTDLHQAIEQRWTPVDLEAKWSPSLLSESALDAYESLAASSMFSTLLAWGETTLGMVTGNNKYFMMSPAQVAELGLSPDELLPMSPPGSRHLRGLEFTKAAWRELGSDGMATLLLRPMGEPSPEAKAYFAKGEKDKVDQAYKCRVRKPWWRVPLVAKADMFLTYMNADTVRLCQNSAGVHNLNSVHGVYLRKGVLQLGKKNLPIATLNSMTLLSAETVGRAYGGGMLKVEPKEADQLIVPSKMLVENAQGDLASIRPQVARFLQTGKLFEAVRLVDDVLLSAHVKMNRTQIKALRTSHMELRKRRASRGASARDSN; this is encoded by the coding sequence GTGACTTCCTTCGAGCCCCTGGTCGACAGCCCCGAGCTGCGGAAGGCGCGAGGTGCCTTCTTCACGCCTGCAGCTCTCTGTAGCTACGTGGTGAACTGGGCTGTTCGAGACGCGGCCGATCGAGTTCTTGAACCAGCCTGCGGTGAGGCAGCCTTCCTAACTGCGGCCGGCGAGCGTCTCATGGAGCTCGCTGCTCAAAGCCGCAGGCCTGCTGCCGCGTTGCACGGCGTTGAGCTACACGAACACAGCGCACGTCACGCCGCTGCCGTGGTGCGGGCGCAGGGGAACGACGTTCAAGTCGACGTCGGGGACTTCTTCACCTTCAGTCCGGAACCTGTCTATGACGTGGTCATAGGTAATCCTCCCTACGTGCGTTATCAGGACTTTGCGGGTGAAGCGCGTATGCGGTCCCGCGAGGCGGCACTTCGCGCCGGCGTCCCGCTGACTGGCTTGGCGTCGTCCTGGGCCGCGTTCACAGTGCACGCTGCACTTTTTCTAAAGCCCGGCGGCCGCCTAGGCCTTGTTCTTCCAGCCGAGCTCTTAAGTGTTAACTATGCGGCACCAATTCGCCGCTTCCTAATGGAACGCTTCCAGTCCCTGCGCCTAGTTATGTTCACAGAACGTGTTTTCCCGGGCGTAATGGAAGAAGTCGTTCTTATTCTAGCAGATGGGTTCGGCCGAGGCTCGGCCAAACACTGCGATATCTATCAAGCAAAAAACACCACAGATCTACATCAAGCAATCGAGCAACGATGGACGCCAGTCGATCTCGAAGCCAAGTGGTCTCCGTCTCTATTGTCAGAGTCCGCGCTCGATGCGTACGAGTCACTGGCCGCAAGTTCAATGTTTTCCACACTGCTCGCTTGGGGTGAGACCACGCTTGGAATGGTGACAGGAAATAACAAGTACTTCATGATGTCGCCAGCTCAAGTGGCAGAACTAGGGCTTTCCCCCGACGAACTGTTGCCTATGTCGCCGCCGGGTTCGCGCCATCTTCGCGGCCTAGAATTTACGAAAGCTGCCTGGCGAGAGCTTGGCAGCGACGGGATGGCAACGTTGCTTCTGCGACCAATGGGCGAGCCCTCCCCTGAGGCAAAAGCTTACTTCGCGAAGGGCGAGAAAGATAAGGTCGACCAAGCATACAAATGCCGAGTTCGCAAGCCGTGGTGGCGCGTCCCATTGGTAGCTAAAGCCGACATGTTCCTCACTTATATGAACGCCGACACCGTGCGTCTGTGTCAAAACAGTGCGGGCGTGCACAATCTGAACTCGGTACACGGCGTATATCTACGAAAAGGCGTGCTTCAGCTCGGAAAGAAAAACCTGCCAATTGCCACGCTCAATTCGATGACCTTGCTAAGCGCAGAGACTGTGGGGCGAGCCTATGGCGGCGGCATGTTGAAAGTCGAGCCAAAAGAAGCGGATCAACTTATAGTGCCGTCAAAGATGCTCGTCGAAAACGCTCAGGGCGACCTCGCTTCTATCCGCCCACAAGTCGCTCGGTTTCTGCAAACTGGCAAGTTATTCGAAGCTGTTCGACTAGTTGACGACGTCTTATTAAGTGCTCATGTAAAGATGAATCGAACACAGATAAAGGCGCTCCGTACATCGCATATGGAGTTGCGAAAACGTCGCGCCTCTAGAGGAGCCAGCGCGCGTGACTCGAATTGA
- a CDS encoding helix-turn-helix domain-containing protein has protein sequence MPLPSDAKALGRRVASHRARRGLSQKELGAKISRSESWVSQVERGARRIDRMSVLETLAEALEVPIGELAPEENVVAAATQKPQAASSLSLALSSSDALHAVLSEKAPVDIDALGARAEQAWDFAHGSEYENLSELLGTLIPELEYAARKTTGADRQRACIAKAKAYHAAAGVLSKMDELAAALVAVDRSIAAAEEADDPLLMAAGAFRLAIVFQNARRQDLALRTASTAVNALARLVEAGEPEAVALRGALYLQLAVASARTNQADEAYGYLERAREAASFLGVDRNDYNTEFGPTNVMLHEVNVAVELGDAGRALRVAAKADTSRMSPERQGRLLIDVARAHAQRRQAEELTAALRRAFEVAPEQVRTHRVVRELLDDALSSDYGNTPELRELSHEIGARA, from the coding sequence ATGCCTCTGCCCAGCGACGCGAAGGCACTTGGCAGGCGAGTCGCGTCGCATCGGGCCAGGCGGGGGCTGTCTCAGAAGGAGCTTGGGGCGAAGATCAGCCGCTCTGAGAGCTGGGTGAGTCAGGTCGAGCGGGGTGCTCGGCGGATCGACCGCATGTCGGTGTTGGAGACGCTGGCTGAGGCGCTTGAGGTGCCGATCGGTGAGCTGGCTCCCGAAGAGAACGTGGTCGCTGCCGCGACTCAGAAGCCGCAGGCTGCATCCAGTCTGAGTTTGGCCCTGTCGTCGAGTGATGCGCTGCATGCGGTGCTGTCCGAGAAAGCCCCGGTCGATATCGACGCTCTGGGGGCCAGGGCTGAGCAAGCGTGGGACTTCGCGCACGGCTCGGAGTACGAGAACCTGAGCGAACTGCTCGGGACGCTGATCCCAGAGCTGGAGTACGCCGCCCGCAAGACCACGGGCGCGGACCGGCAGCGGGCGTGCATCGCGAAGGCCAAGGCGTATCACGCGGCGGCTGGTGTCCTCTCGAAGATGGACGAGCTGGCGGCGGCCTTGGTGGCTGTCGACCGCTCGATCGCTGCTGCGGAAGAGGCCGACGACCCGCTGTTGATGGCGGCCGGCGCCTTCCGGCTGGCCATCGTGTTCCAGAACGCCCGACGCCAAGACCTGGCACTTCGCACGGCGAGTACGGCCGTCAACGCACTGGCGCGGCTGGTCGAGGCTGGAGAACCGGAAGCCGTGGCACTACGTGGCGCCCTGTACTTGCAGCTCGCCGTGGCGTCGGCTCGTACAAACCAGGCGGACGAGGCTTACGGCTACCTGGAGCGCGCCCGAGAGGCCGCAAGCTTCTTGGGCGTCGACCGGAACGACTACAACACCGAGTTCGGGCCCACGAACGTCATGCTGCACGAGGTCAACGTGGCCGTAGAGCTCGGCGACGCCGGTCGTGCCCTCCGGGTGGCAGCCAAGGCTGACACCTCCCGCATGTCACCGGAGCGGCAGGGTCGTCTCCTGATCGACGTGGCTCGCGCACACGCACAGCGGCGACAAGCCGAGGAGCTAACAGCCGCACTCCGACGTGCCTTCGAAGTGGCTCCGGAGCAGGTGCGTACCCACCGAGTCGTCCGAGAGCTGCTGGATGACGCCCTCAGCAGCGACTACGGGAACACTCCTGAGCTGCGAGAACTCTCCCACGAGATCGGAGCACGCGCCTAA
- a CDS encoding putative quinol monooxygenase, with amino-acid sequence MFALIVRFYLRDEVAAEQFDSLVAETVPLIRATEPGTLIYAVHKVKDAPLSRVFYELYESREAFDQHEANEHTKRFLAEREQYLTGVRVEFLDSPTGKGF; translated from the coding sequence ATGTTCGCGCTTATTGTTCGGTTTTATCTTCGTGATGAAGTAGCAGCTGAGCAGTTCGATTCGTTGGTCGCGGAGACGGTGCCCTTGATCAGAGCTACAGAGCCCGGCACTCTGATCTACGCCGTGCACAAGGTCAAGGACGCTCCGCTGTCGCGCGTCTTCTACGAGCTGTACGAGTCGCGCGAGGCGTTTGACCAGCACGAAGCCAACGAGCACACTAAGCGCTTCCTGGCTGAGCGAGAGCAGTACCTGACTGGTGTCCGCGTCGAGTTCTTGGACTCGCCGACCGGCAAGGGGTTCTGA
- the glmS gene encoding glutamine--fructose-6-phosphate transaminase (isomerizing): protein MCGIVGYVGRRAATPILLEGLHRLEYRGYDSAGLAVAQRSRLKITKAAVRVDELRGLVEEDQPSTVGIAHTRWATHGEPTDANAHPHVDSAKRIAVVHNGIIENAGRLRDRLAADGVKFVSETDTEALAHLIARALADGASSLEDAVRATLREVNGAYGLVVLDAQNPGQLVVARNGSPIVLGIGDGEMFVASDVAALVRYTQRVVYLDDGELATITADDFVTSTLQAHRTAKTPTTVDLDDDDYQLGNYSNFMHKEIWEQPESVRRTLLGRLDERFGTARLGGINLDPRALRAIRRVKFLGCGSAYYAGQIGANLVEEWARLPADAEPASELRYRNPVVEEDTLYVAVSQSGETADTLAAVQELRRKGGQVIGVVNTVGSAIARECGSGVFLHAGPEVSVASTKAYTNMAVCFAMLALSLGRVRDLSVSDGSRIVAALDALPARITEVFAAEDEISAVAKEHSGAERMFFIGRVRGWPVAREGAQKLKEISYVHAEAYQAGELKHGPLALIDPGMPSVVVVPDDELLVKNIGTIEQIKARGGPVIAVTNASLPSGLADSVIQVPRSEPELDPILFTIPLQVFAYHLAHHLGRDIDKPRNLAKSVTVE from the coding sequence ATGTGCGGAATCGTGGGTTACGTCGGCAGACGGGCGGCCACGCCGATCCTGCTGGAGGGGTTGCACCGGCTGGAGTACCGCGGGTACGACTCGGCGGGGCTCGCCGTCGCGCAGCGCAGCCGGCTCAAGATCACGAAGGCCGCCGTGCGCGTGGACGAGTTGCGGGGCCTCGTCGAGGAGGACCAACCCTCAACTGTGGGCATCGCCCACACCCGCTGGGCCACCCACGGTGAGCCGACCGATGCGAACGCGCATCCGCACGTCGACAGCGCGAAGCGGATCGCCGTGGTGCACAACGGAATCATCGAGAACGCGGGCCGGCTGCGGGATCGGCTGGCCGCGGACGGCGTGAAGTTCGTGTCCGAAACGGACACCGAGGCGCTCGCACACCTGATCGCGCGGGCACTGGCGGACGGCGCGTCCTCGCTCGAGGACGCGGTGCGCGCGACGCTGCGGGAGGTTAACGGCGCGTACGGGCTCGTCGTGCTGGACGCGCAGAACCCGGGTCAGCTCGTCGTGGCGCGCAACGGCAGCCCCATCGTGCTGGGCATCGGCGACGGCGAGATGTTCGTCGCGTCGGACGTCGCCGCGCTCGTGCGGTACACCCAGCGCGTCGTGTACCTCGACGACGGCGAGCTGGCCACGATCACGGCGGACGACTTCGTCACCAGCACGCTGCAGGCCCACCGCACCGCGAAAACCCCGACGACGGTGGACCTCGACGACGACGACTACCAGCTCGGCAACTACTCGAACTTCATGCACAAGGAGATCTGGGAGCAGCCGGAGTCGGTGCGGCGGACCCTGCTCGGCAGGCTCGACGAGCGGTTCGGCACCGCCCGGCTGGGCGGGATCAACCTCGACCCGCGGGCGCTGCGTGCGATCCGGCGGGTGAAGTTCCTCGGCTGCGGATCGGCGTACTACGCGGGGCAGATCGGTGCGAACCTCGTCGAGGAATGGGCGCGGCTGCCCGCCGACGCGGAGCCGGCGTCGGAACTGCGCTACCGCAACCCGGTCGTGGAGGAGGACACGCTGTACGTCGCGGTGAGCCAGTCCGGCGAGACCGCCGACACGCTGGCGGCGGTGCAGGAGCTGCGGCGCAAGGGCGGACAGGTGATCGGCGTGGTCAACACGGTCGGCAGCGCCATCGCGCGCGAGTGCGGGAGCGGGGTGTTCCTGCACGCGGGGCCGGAGGTTTCCGTCGCGTCGACCAAGGCGTACACGAACATGGCTGTCTGCTTCGCGATGCTGGCGCTGTCGCTCGGGCGGGTGCGCGACCTGTCGGTTTCGGACGGCTCACGGATCGTCGCGGCGCTGGACGCGCTGCCCGCGCGGATCACGGAGGTCTTCGCGGCGGAGGACGAGATCTCCGCCGTGGCGAAGGAACACAGTGGTGCGGAACGGATGTTCTTCATCGGCCGGGTGCGGGGCTGGCCGGTCGCGCGGGAGGGCGCGCAGAAGCTGAAGGAGATCTCGTACGTGCACGCGGAGGCGTACCAGGCGGGCGAGCTGAAGCACGGGCCGCTGGCGCTGATCGACCCGGGGATGCCGTCGGTGGTCGTCGTGCCCGACGACGAGCTGCTGGTGAAGAACATCGGGACGATCGAGCAGATCAAGGCCCGCGGCGGCCCGGTCATCGCGGTGACGAACGCTTCGCTGCCGTCGGGGCTGGCCGACTCGGTGATCCAGGTGCCGCGCAGCGAGCCCGAGCTGGACCCGATCCTGTTCACGATCCCGCTGCAGGTGTTCGCCTACCACCTGGCGCACCACCTGGGCCGGGACATCGACAAGCCCCGGAACCTGGCGAAGAGCGTGACGGTGGAGTAA
- a CDS encoding phosphodiesterase, with product MTAAIAHLSDPHMTTGPLAGPPAVGLNRALGRVLALDPQPDCVVITGDLVEHGRPEEYKELHEAIDRFPLPLHLAAGNHDDPAALLDEFDGTRFIGGTERTQYAVDYPAFTLVVLESTVSGSPKGCLGTPQLNWLNGILARKRDTPAIVCLHHPPIDVGIPFLDGMRLEDGVELLDVLVQHTNVARVLAGHVHRPVTAAFAGSVLAIAPSTHLQSGLVLHDGVPNYLAEPTSFLLHLLVARSWITHTVPISHAAAPIAGF from the coding sequence ATGACCGCAGCGATCGCGCATCTCAGCGACCCGCACATGACCACGGGTCCTCTGGCCGGACCTCCGGCTGTCGGGCTCAACCGGGCCCTCGGCCGCGTCCTCGCGCTCGACCCACAGCCCGACTGCGTCGTGATCACCGGCGATCTTGTGGAGCACGGCAGGCCGGAGGAGTACAAGGAACTGCACGAGGCGATCGACCGCTTCCCGCTGCCGTTGCATCTGGCGGCAGGCAACCACGACGACCCGGCAGCGCTGCTGGACGAGTTCGATGGCACCCGCTTTATCGGCGGTACCGAGCGCACGCAGTACGCGGTGGACTATCCCGCATTCACCCTTGTCGTCCTCGAATCCACGGTCTCCGGGTCGCCGAAAGGCTGCTTGGGAACGCCGCAACTGAACTGGCTCAACGGAATCCTCGCTCGCAAGCGGGACACGCCGGCGATCGTGTGCCTGCACCATCCTCCGATCGATGTCGGCATCCCGTTTCTGGACGGAATGCGCCTGGAGGACGGCGTGGAACTGCTGGACGTGCTCGTCCAGCACACCAATGTCGCACGGGTGCTGGCAGGCCACGTGCACCGCCCCGTCACCGCTGCCTTCGCAGGCAGTGTCCTGGCCATCGCCCCCAGCACGCACCTCCAGAGTGGCCTGGTGCTGCACGACGGAGTGCCCAACTACCTGGCAGAGCCGACGTCCTTCCTGCTGCACCTTCTCGTCGCCCGGTCCTGGATCACGCACACCGTGCCGATCAGCCACGCGGCAGCACCCATCGCCGGCTTCTAA